A window from Candidatus Nitrospira neomarina encodes these proteins:
- a CDS encoding PASTA domain-containing protein gives MTVHEQWHEQPWSSMKGIVSLSAFVVLLSLYGLAMGVETEKPGEYTILDADRHLKTILGELPIYEPTTNTFTPAVPPSSTLKQAVTNLEPEWNRLYDNSDLHDVPPPGRANILQRCDDLKKHLTGPIQTKHTLETERLTLEQRERFVDSARKQVELRNWTEFVFAMGNLGKEAFNSFKKILSPSPKDVKKLYEALALVKKMIQSARKPTVKNPGGTAINSADAIKLGENGNKYFVEKQAEITKRVNDYIMNRKFTEKELRNPEQIQKEIFILIRDYLKSLAVAERGDLRLRIQQIDIELKKYAQITLPAGAFSFVEYEPLCKKIRDLKDWNIRTIEGLRIDPPKVRIEVGETTKQFKAIGKYSSGKGREVDVTDMVNWPKGHSFTGNKPGKFTLTAEYRSLTSTAEIMVVPSTQPVPSAAHPTGKCPAGKIEVPYVIRMQKTNAEGVVNGLGLRLPVVGQEPSNHFNPGEITDQVPYAGDCVDPNTEIKVKLALEVPDAPVGPFRAELNCGRAIEIEAGAEPSRICGIVVRGWKPEGKVSVTVTPIPKRSGIRIFPGDMSQEAFNMHTTGPSDFHDRYIFEQLISAKGIAQEGVTTIVFDVSQEGYGRVSLPLNISVLPSGRAPSRGGGVRPPVEPATGSSEGLYCVWRSKSFGDGPNCFDINRAQCDNPRYAGNPKYERVGSGLTPIESAALASRLSPYKGDAYGCRSNTSGNSDPEGGHDPGGGAGTGEGQGAGGTSGSGSDGDTGEDAGTGDGASIGEGEGTGEGEGTGDGEDTEENQAANGGEEDSDLLAGFPDVPGDAPPTDDGPITPEQAEAVEGFGENGSTSHLPPSDPDQMVSDDSDATPPMDIAAVAQADKDQDEARNRDREGIQREADRQAGNDRQRINQQNAQDRQTQDAAAQQGVAQAQAQGQVMIDQTNQNADPIMSGQDMAGAINTIQQEGDDKIQAIDDQIRQGLGGSGQGAGGSGSTRQPLPPPSSMGTGPVDTAVVQCNTKYGSGGDNPGFFTIDFNGATGVAQFVYDTESIKDEMEVNAGGASFNTTCRSNGEKVPITIPSPNTPVTVTVKPNCACKKSKCTGTSWSFTFHCPNQAGSPNGGLLPRGNPTGGLFGQ, from the coding sequence ATGACCGTACACGAACAATGGCATGAACAACCTTGGTCATCCATGAAAGGGATCGTGAGTCTCTCTGCTTTTGTGGTTTTGCTCTCTTTGTACGGGTTAGCCATGGGGGTTGAAACCGAGAAGCCTGGTGAATACACCATTTTGGATGCAGACCGGCACCTTAAGACGATACTAGGGGAATTGCCGATCTATGAACCCACCACCAACACATTTACTCCCGCAGTTCCCCCTTCATCAACGCTTAAACAGGCAGTCACCAATCTCGAACCCGAATGGAATCGACTGTATGACAACAGCGATCTGCACGATGTCCCGCCGCCCGGACGGGCTAACATACTCCAACGCTGTGACGATCTGAAGAAACATCTTACAGGGCCTATTCAGACCAAGCATACATTGGAGACTGAACGGCTCACACTCGAACAGCGGGAACGCTTCGTGGATAGTGCTCGCAAACAAGTCGAATTACGAAATTGGACGGAATTTGTCTTTGCCATGGGCAACCTGGGGAAGGAGGCGTTTAATTCTTTCAAAAAGATCCTTTCCCCTTCTCCGAAAGATGTGAAAAAGCTGTATGAAGCCCTTGCCCTTGTCAAAAAAATGATTCAGAGTGCAAGAAAGCCCACGGTCAAGAATCCCGGGGGCACGGCAATTAACTCGGCAGATGCTATAAAACTTGGCGAGAATGGGAACAAGTATTTTGTTGAAAAGCAAGCCGAGATCACTAAGAGAGTCAATGACTATATCATGAACCGCAAATTCACCGAGAAGGAATTACGAAACCCTGAGCAGATTCAAAAGGAAATTTTCATTCTTATCCGTGATTACCTCAAGTCTCTGGCAGTTGCTGAGCGCGGTGACCTTCGACTACGGATTCAACAAATCGATATAGAATTAAAAAAATACGCACAAATTACCTTGCCTGCGGGAGCCTTTAGTTTTGTTGAGTACGAACCCCTGTGTAAAAAGATTCGTGATCTCAAAGATTGGAATATTCGAACCATAGAAGGGTTGAGAATTGACCCGCCAAAAGTCCGGATCGAAGTAGGAGAAACAACAAAACAGTTTAAGGCCATTGGAAAATATTCTAGTGGAAAAGGAAGAGAGGTGGACGTCACCGACATGGTGAATTGGCCTAAAGGTCATTCCTTTACCGGAAACAAGCCAGGAAAGTTCACTTTAACAGCCGAATATCGGAGTCTCACGAGCACTGCTGAAATTATGGTCGTTCCCTCTACACAGCCGGTGCCTTCCGCAGCCCACCCCACAGGGAAATGTCCCGCGGGAAAAATCGAAGTGCCCTATGTCATACGAATGCAAAAGACGAATGCAGAAGGTGTTGTGAATGGCCTTGGTCTGCGCTTACCGGTCGTAGGGCAAGAGCCGAGCAACCATTTCAATCCTGGTGAGATCACGGACCAGGTTCCGTATGCAGGCGATTGTGTCGACCCGAATACGGAAATTAAGGTCAAACTTGCTTTGGAAGTACCTGACGCACCCGTAGGCCCATTCCGTGCGGAATTGAACTGCGGGAGAGCTATAGAAATAGAGGCCGGGGCTGAGCCTTCAAGGATATGTGGAATCGTCGTGCGGGGATGGAAGCCTGAGGGAAAGGTTTCTGTCACTGTAACACCGATTCCAAAGCGCAGTGGAATACGGATTTTCCCGGGAGACATGTCACAAGAAGCCTTCAATATGCATACCACCGGTCCCTCGGATTTTCATGACAGGTATATTTTCGAACAGCTCATCAGTGCGAAGGGGATTGCTCAGGAAGGAGTGACCACTATCGTTTTTGATGTGAGCCAGGAAGGGTACGGCCGAGTAAGCCTCCCTTTGAATATTTCGGTCTTACCAAGCGGACGGGCTCCAAGTCGCGGCGGAGGCGTGCGACCACCGGTTGAACCGGCAACGGGTTCTTCCGAAGGCCTCTATTGTGTCTGGCGATCCAAGTCATTCGGAGATGGTCCAAACTGCTTTGATATTAATCGCGCTCAATGTGACAATCCGAGGTATGCCGGAAACCCAAAGTATGAGCGGGTAGGTTCAGGCTTGACGCCCATTGAGTCAGCAGCCTTGGCTTCCCGGCTAAGCCCTTATAAAGGCGATGCCTATGGCTGCCGTAGCAACACCTCGGGCAATTCAGATCCAGAAGGAGGCCATGATCCCGGCGGAGGGGCAGGTACTGGTGAGGGACAAGGTGCGGGTGGGACATCAGGCTCTGGCAGTGACGGAGACACCGGAGAGGATGCGGGCACTGGAGACGGTGCAAGCATCGGAGAGGGTGAAGGCACTGGGGAAGGCGAAGGCACTGGAGACGGTGAAGATACCGAAGAGAACCAGGCAGCGAATGGAGGGGAAGAAGATAGCGATTTGTTAGCAGGATTTCCAGACGTACCAGGGGATGCACCACCGACTGATGATGGGCCGATAACCCCCGAACAGGCCGAAGCGGTGGAAGGGTTTGGAGAGAATGGCTCCACCAGTCACTTGCCCCCTTCTGACCCGGATCAGATGGTCAGCGATGATTCAGATGCCACGCCCCCCATGGATATCGCCGCAGTGGCCCAAGCCGACAAAGACCAAGACGAAGCCCGCAATCGCGACCGGGAAGGAATCCAGAGAGAGGCAGACCGACAAGCGGGTAACGATCGCCAAAGGATTAATCAACAAAATGCGCAAGACCGACAAACACAGGACGCGGCGGCCCAGCAAGGAGTGGCACAAGCGCAAGCCCAAGGGCAAGTGATGATCGATCAAACCAACCAGAATGCCGATCCCATTATGAGCGGTCAGGATATGGCCGGAGCCATCAATACAATTCAGCAAGAAGGGGATGACAAGATCCAAGCCATTGATGATCAAATTCGCCAAGGGTTAGGGGGAAGTGGTCAAGGAGCCGGAGGATCGGGATCTACCCGCCAGCCTCTACCACCACCCTCTTCAATGGGAACAGGCCCGGTGGACACCGCCGTAGTCCAGTGTAATACGAAGTATGGTTCAGGAGGTGATAATCCTGGCTTTTTCACGATCGACTTTAATGGAGCAACCGGGGTGGCACAATTTGTATATGATACCGAAAGCATCAAGGATGAAATGGAAGTGAATGCGGGAGGGGCTTCTTTTAATACGACATGCCGTAGTAACGGCGAAAAAGTGCCCATCACGATCCCATCGCCGAACACGCCGGTGACTGTGACGGTGAAGCCCAATTGTGCGTGCAAGAAATCAAAATGTACAGGGACCAGTTGGAGTTTCACCTTTCATTGTCCCAACCAAGCCGGATCGCCAAACGGGGGGCTATTACCGAGAGGAAATCCTACTGGGGGTCTTTTTGGGCAATAA
- a CDS encoding L,D-transpeptidase family protein, with translation MITPPTRFQSAWRRRWMITLMLVLLPALTFAWWGHTDYPDTFPSLVEDLDRQAWVNGAETLFPDRYQQFHTQVLELRSQWRTEANHWWTTGDAEQFNQTYQQLVEEGSLLIEASRQKITALRLEAEELLQPEQAQLTRLRALSHDFDLEDDMLALSQAEGLLRESVLRLEQGQYMQARSAGEQAIEHLRRVEAHVVTQMNRYTNEAQIARWEEWVTQTIQRSVGTAVIVLKAPRRLLVYQHGRVVAEYPARVGFSGLADKLYEGDGATPEGQFRVMHKKEGPGTIYYKALLLDYPTITHQQRFDEAKANGLVPQNRSIGSLIEIHGEDPNNEETTNGCIALENSAMGDVFERVKVGTPVTIVGALNQDNDVVTSLHQLEVHIQERYVRWHKPRTRAASFARTE, from the coding sequence ATGATCACTCCGCCAACCAGGTTTCAGTCGGCCTGGCGTCGGCGCTGGATGATCACGCTCATGCTGGTCCTGCTTCCAGCGTTGACGTTTGCCTGGTGGGGCCACACGGACTATCCCGACACGTTTCCTTCACTGGTCGAAGATTTGGACCGACAGGCGTGGGTAAACGGCGCAGAGACCTTGTTTCCTGATCGATATCAACAATTCCATACACAAGTGCTCGAGCTCCGTTCCCAATGGCGGACAGAGGCCAATCACTGGTGGACAACCGGCGACGCAGAACAGTTCAACCAGACCTATCAACAACTGGTGGAAGAAGGCTCTCTGCTGATTGAAGCCTCTCGCCAAAAAATCACTGCCCTGCGCTTGGAGGCCGAGGAGCTCCTTCAGCCTGAACAGGCGCAACTCACACGGTTGCGAGCGCTTTCTCATGATTTCGACCTGGAGGACGACATGCTGGCACTGTCCCAGGCAGAGGGATTGCTTCGAGAAAGTGTGTTGAGATTGGAGCAGGGACAATACATGCAGGCCAGGTCAGCCGGAGAGCAGGCAATTGAACATCTCCGCCGCGTGGAAGCCCATGTCGTCACACAAATGAACCGCTATACAAACGAAGCCCAAATTGCCCGCTGGGAAGAATGGGTCACGCAAACCATACAACGATCAGTGGGCACAGCCGTCATTGTCCTCAAGGCACCCCGTCGCCTTCTCGTCTACCAACACGGCCGGGTCGTTGCGGAGTATCCGGCACGGGTGGGATTTTCAGGATTGGCCGACAAGCTTTACGAGGGAGACGGCGCCACGCCGGAAGGACAGTTTCGCGTGATGCACAAAAAAGAAGGACCGGGGACCATCTATTATAAAGCGTTACTCTTGGACTATCCCACGATAACCCACCAACAACGTTTCGACGAGGCCAAAGCCAATGGCCTGGTACCTCAGAACCGGTCAATCGGCAGCCTGATTGAAATTCATGGCGAAGATCCCAATAACGAAGAAACCACCAACGGGTGCATTGCCTTGGAAAATTCCGCGATGGGTGACGTATTCGAGCGGGTAAAAGTCGGGACGCCTGTCACCATCGTAGGGGCACTGAACCAGGACAATGACGTCGTGACCTCCTTACACCAGCTGGAAGTCCATATTCAGGAACGGTATGTACGGTGGCACAAACCCCGTACGCGTGCCGCCTCCTTCGCCCGCACAGAATAA
- a CDS encoding TIGR00645 family protein: protein MSQSPTSPDSPLGSPPEDIPHWIEHAFEMGIFASRWIQAPLYGGLILAEVLYAWKFLTELWHMVHDIGDLTETVFMLGILTLVDITMVANLLTMVVIGGYATFVSKISLESHPDRPDWLSHIDPGTIKVKLAASLIGISSIHLLKAFVNIANVPIEHIQWQLIIHLTFLGSAILLAWTDKIMTRVKPH, encoded by the coding sequence ATGTCCCAATCCCCAACTTCACCGGATTCTCCTCTCGGTTCACCACCGGAAGACATTCCCCATTGGATCGAACACGCATTCGAAATGGGCATTTTTGCCAGCCGATGGATACAAGCACCCTTATATGGTGGATTGATCCTCGCTGAAGTGCTCTATGCATGGAAATTCCTGACCGAACTATGGCACATGGTGCACGACATTGGGGACCTCACCGAAACCGTGTTTATGTTAGGAATCCTCACCCTGGTGGATATCACCATGGTGGCCAATCTGCTCACCATGGTCGTCATCGGAGGATATGCAACATTTGTCAGTAAAATAAGTCTGGAAAGTCATCCTGATCGACCGGATTGGCTCAGCCATATTGACCCGGGCACGATCAAAGTGAAACTCGCAGCCTCGTTGATTGGCATTTCCAGCATTCATTTACTCAAAGCCTTCGTCAACATTGCCAATGTGCCCATTGAACATATTCAATGGCAACTCATTATCCATCTGACCTTTTTAGGCTCAGCCATCTTGTTAGCCTGGACCGATAAAATCATGACCAGGGTGAAACCCCATTAG
- a CDS encoding YkgJ family cysteine cluster protein encodes MESSTPHESYNLDIHTPAGHLTASVAVPTGFILITDIIPLMQSLGEQAHQLAIDNTTQTGATISCQKGCAACCRMMIPVAPPEALALLSVVEALPSPKKERLLERFQAAQRTLREAGLEEGLQRLAFSEDQGTDEELEPLNRAYYALRMPCPFLEDEICSIYEQRPSACRELLVTSPAELCQDLIRNPIQLIPSPFRIGTVLSKLWTDCYQGPVRLIPLPYALDWATVYKTQNTRTWAGPELLSRALDAAAQYLQRQSP; translated from the coding sequence ATGGAATCTTCTACCCCTCACGAATCCTACAACCTGGATATTCACACCCCTGCCGGACATCTGACGGCGTCGGTTGCGGTACCGACCGGATTCATTCTCATTACCGACATTATCCCCCTCATGCAATCACTTGGAGAACAAGCTCACCAGCTGGCCATCGACAACACCACTCAAACCGGTGCCACCATATCCTGCCAAAAAGGCTGCGCCGCCTGCTGTCGCATGATGATTCCCGTCGCCCCTCCGGAGGCCCTTGCGCTCCTGTCGGTTGTTGAAGCCCTCCCTTCTCCGAAAAAGGAGCGGTTGCTTGAGCGATTTCAGGCGGCTCAAAGGACCTTGCGTGAGGCCGGCCTGGAGGAGGGGTTACAACGATTGGCTTTTTCTGAGGATCAAGGCACCGATGAAGAATTGGAACCTCTTAATCGGGCGTACTATGCGCTGCGAATGCCCTGTCCATTTCTGGAAGATGAAATCTGCTCAATCTATGAACAGCGGCCATCCGCCTGCCGGGAATTGCTGGTCACTTCCCCTGCGGAACTTTGCCAAGACTTGATACGAAACCCCATCCAACTGATTCCTTCCCCGTTTCGAATCGGGACGGTTCTGAGCAAACTTTGGACGGATTGTTACCAGGGCCCGGTTCGTCTCATTCCCCTCCCCTATGCACTGGACTGGGCCACAGTCTATAAAACCCAGAACACCCGAACCTGGGCCGGGCCTGAACTGCTGAGCCGGGCCTTGGATGCCGCGGCGCAATATTTACAACGCCAATCCCCCTAA